In Hermetia illucens chromosome 1, iHerIll2.2.curated.20191125, whole genome shotgun sequence, one genomic interval encodes:
- the LOC119648054 gene encoding adult cuticle protein 1-like encodes MKFAIVGVLLAVALGIEASGLAWGAHYAPALSYTSISGPAAHGAWGHGAWAAPAAWAAHSAWAAPAAVDVTHGAWGHGAWAAPAAVAVAPAAIAVAPAAIATHAAIAPAAHAWGHEGSYVAKTRGATHIAPLAGHAHSAAAINVHPAPGTI; translated from the exons ATGAAA TTCGCTATTGTTGGAGTCTTGTTGGCTGTTGCCCTTGGAATCGAAGCTTCCGGGCTAGCATGGGGAGCACACTACGCCCCAGCCCTCTCCTACACCTCTATTAGTGGACCAGCTGCCCATGGTGCTTGGGGTCATGGTGCCTGGGCTGCTCCTGCTGCCTGGGCAGCCCATAGTGCATGGGCCGCTCCCGCTGCTGTAGATGTAACCCATGGCGCATGGGGCCATGGTGCTTGGGCTGCTCCAGCTGCTGTAGCTGTAGCTCCTGCCGCTATTGCTGTCGCTCCAGCTGCCATCGCTACTCATGCAGCCATCGCTCCAGCTGCGCATGCCTGGGGTCATGAAGGCAGTTATGTGGCCAAGACCCGTGGAGCCACTCATATTGCACCATTGGCTGGACACGCCCACTCTGCTGCTGCTATCAATGTTCACCCAGCACCAGGAACTATCTAA